The Engystomops pustulosus chromosome 7, aEngPut4.maternal, whole genome shotgun sequence DNA window ATCAGTAAAAAACATAAGGTTGGTAAGCCAGGCCACATCGGTGAGCTGTGGATAGTCCTGCCCTTTTTCATGCATAAACAGCCTGATTTCCTCCAAGCAAGCTACAAATCGCTCCAGGACCCGTCCCCTGCTCAGCCACCGGACATTGTTATACATAAGCAGACAATTATACTGTGCCTGAACCTCATCAAGAAGTGCTTGAAATTGTCGAAAATTCAGAGCACGAGCCATAATGAAATTTACCATTTTTGTGACATCTTTGAGGATATCTGCAAATTTCTCGCTGCTTTCACTTGCACATAGAGCTTcctggtgtattatacaatgAAACTGAATGACTTCATGTTTGGTTTCTTTAATAAACAACTGTATGAAACCAGAAGTTGTCCCAACCATAGAAGGTGCCCCATCACTAGTAATGGAAACCACTTTTCCTGGCGTTATGCCTTGTGACGTAAAAACCTCCATCACTGCGTTGTAAATATCTACTCCTTGCGTTCTTTTAGGCAAAGACGCCAGTTTCACCAGCTCTTCTCTCATGTTGTCACCAACAGCATAACGTAAAATGATGGCTAGCCTTGCGTGATTATTAATATCCGTGCTCTCATCCAGGCACATGGAGTAGCAGGCTGCCTTTTGTAGGTCAGTGGTGAGCTGCTGACTAACATCACTTGCCATGCGCTGGACTCGATCTTTCACAGTATTTCTACTGAGTGGCATCTCAGAGATACGCTGACTGATTTTATCCTTGTTTTGAAAATCATGAAAAAGGGAATTACTCCCAGACAACAAGGCTTCTTTGACAATCTCCCCATCTGAGAGGGGCTTACCATGTTTAGCTATACACAGCGACATTTTAAAACTGGCTGCAGTCAGATAATTTGTTTTTGAAAGATAGTTAGTAAAACTACGATGCTGGGAGTGATGTTTCCTTAATTGCCCTTCAAGAAACTTTTTTCTCTCTGTTTCCTCAAGTTCTGCAACTGTTTTATGGTTGGTGTCAAAGTGCCGTCTGACACTTGATGTGCGACACACAACACTTTCATTACACAGTACACATAATGCTTTGCCATTTCGTTCAATCATTCCATATGACTCTGTCCAGGCCTCTTGGAATGATCTGCCACTATCCattttgcctttttttgctgTACTCATTTTTGATGtctagaaaaacattaaaaaattttttgaagcAAACAATACAAATCTAAGTAGCTAACACTATCATGTTATAGTTATAGATGGCAAGGAAGATCCAATGGACCACATTTAACAAAAATAGTGCAGTGTCTTGCGTAGTgtacagggtgcaccagattcatgatttgtagtgcacggtcttcatgaatttggtgcactctgcactgctcgggaagtgtgcacaaaattaatggtgcactttgttcatgcggcAGAATTGTGACACAGACAACTGTGGTGCAAGccagacagaaatgtgtcgcacagtccgactaagcagtaacagcccctttaggtgcacatttttctgtcctgTCAGCAcagagcagctgcgacacaaaactggtgcagacactttataaatacatgtacaagcagtttgcatgttacttctactgcaaagtcagacacaaaactggtgcaaacattttaataaatgtgggccaacactttttttaaaaaatgcaacagGGGGTCTTATGCGATCACAGATGCTTTTACACCAAAATGCACGTTATCAGTATTAAGCTCCATGAggaagatttattagaagtggttGAGATCCGAACTTGCAATTGCAATTGGTTctgctcagacatttctgataaatctcccccaagtgtttttttacacgtaattccaaaacatactggtaggatgattagattgtgagccccattgggacaaatttgacaagttttgtgcagcgccgcgtaatctgtgtgcaccatataaataaagaattattattattatattacacacGTAGCTTGTTTTAAATCGCATTTGTTTCAGGCAAAACGCAAGTGCGAACAGGCCAAGCTCAACGCAAGTCAACCACATTATGTAAActaacatgcttgtgcagcgctgcgtaatctgtgtgcgctatataaataaagaattattattattattaaactaaGACTACATGTAGAGACTGCTATTTTAGTGGTTTAAATGATCCCCCAGAAATATTACTTACATATGTGTAACTTTGTGGGGAACTTTGTAGTTAACACTGACAGTACACTGCTGCTGTCACCTGCTCGTGTAAAGTTGTGCACTGTTCAGTGgaaagaatgggggggggggggggcagagctcaTAGTAAACCTGCATCTGATTGGCTGAGGCTGTGCTGTCAGCCACCCAGCATTATAAATCGTGCCAACTAAACTtaagtatataaaatatttattaatgtgCCCTGACACTAATAGGGGTCCGCTGACCCCCATCCTATGTAGTGGGAGCACTTTTAAAATTGCCTTCTCCCAACCGCATGCATCTACCATGCATGGGTTCTATGGGAGCGGCAATTCAGTCAGCGCTCCCTGTCGGTCCGCGAcaattactgcgcatgcgcggtttctatgggagcgactgaaactttcagcgcttcccaagttaccgcgcatgcgcGAAAACTCTGTCTGTGGAGCGGCGCGTGCGGTCTATGGAGCGGCGCGGTTCCGCCGCTTGCATAGGTAAATTTTACGGGCAGCGGGCAGCGGCTTACCGGCGgcggtacgcgtgccaacagaaacggctccgcgtgccgtctgtggcacgcgtgccataggttcgccatcgctgccctataggctctctgcagccaggaaatgcctgttttgttttttttttttataatgaaagTTTTATTTCCCTGTGTAATCAAAATCAGATTTACAAGTTATCTCatagaaaaaaatacaatttcacATAAACAAAGTCAAAGACTCATTTAAATACAAAAACTAGACAAATTGAAGTATAATCTCAAATTAAAGTATATTCTCAGGGCGTCCAACCATTTAAAATTACTCGGGACCTGGATATCATCCAGCAACTTTTCCTTGATAAAAAGTAATCGGTCAAGACTAGTTCCCTCCGGCACCTACTATATTGCCGGCGCCATAGTAGAGACTCTACTTCTATCTGATTCTGATttcaaaattaaccccttaacgctgaagccacttttcaccttcctgacacggaccattttttaaaatctgacatgtgtctatttaagtggttataactttggaacgctttaacatatccagttgatttttagattgttttttcgtgacacattgtacttcatgctggttgagaaatttaataaatatatttagtatttatttatgaaataaatggaaatttggcaaaaattttgaaaaaaacaatgttttccaaattcaaaattttctactttttggaaagttggtcatatcactaaaataacttgataactaacattttccatatgtctgctttaacttggcatcatttttcaaacatcttttcctttattttggatgttaggaggcttataactttaggtgcaatttttcagattttcacgaaaatcatcaaaacctacttttggagggtcaatttagttagaagtgactttataaggcccacatgacagaaaccccccacaaatgacaccattttagaaactacacccctcaaaatattcaaaacaacctttgggaattttgttaaccctttgagcgtttcatgagcgtgaaagataaatgaaagtgaaattagagaaatgtaattttatcttactatagattcattgaacactaaaatttgcaccttcacaatgggttaaaaaggaaaatgcattttacaatgttgagggcaattcctcttgagtatgccaatacccattttgtcactgtaccctgctgtacgggcacaggggggcacttggaatggaaagagcgttgtttcgtttttgcagggtaaatatggctgaaaaagtttacatgtgtcaggatgcatttggagagccatagtggtaccaaaacagaggaaagccccaacatgagacaccattttggaaagtacaccccttggagagtttagcaaggtgtaatttgtgtattttccccaacaggtgtttgattcaattaggccccaaaagggaaaaaaggtgaaaattttctagaaaaagtcacttttaccccaaatttttgtaagtcacaagggataaaagatgaaacaaccccataaatgtgtaaaactatttctcctaagcacagaactgcaccacttttgcatataaagtgttgtatgggtgcaaagtagggctcagaagggaaagaggggctttggccttttagaagccagatttaacaatcatcctttacatgtgtcaggatgcatttggagagccctagtggtaccaaaacagaggggaaccccaacaagtgtcaccattttggaaagttcaccctttggagaattcagaaaggtgtaatatgtgtatttacccctacaggtgtttgcttcaattaggtccctaaaaggaaaaaggtgaacattttcccaaaaaagtcacttttacggctaatttttgtatcccataaggcattaaagatgaaacaaccccaaaaaatgtgtactagcatttctcccgagtataaaattgccccacacatgcaaataaaatgttgtatgggtacgcagtgaagctcagaagggaaagaggggcgttggccttttagaagccaaatttgacagacatcctttacatatgtcaggatgcatttagagagccgtagtggtaccaaaacagaggggaaccccaacaagtatcaccattttggaaagcacaccccttagagaatttagcaaggtgtaatatgtgtatttgtccgtaaaggtgtttgatttaattaggacttaaatagataaaaggtgaacattttcttataaaggtcattttactcctaattttatatagccacaagggataaaaaaatgtaataaccccccaaaatgtgtaaacctatttctctcgagtgtagaagtaccccacatgtgtatataaaatgttgtatgggcgcacagtaaaaggaaaggggaatgtttgccttttagaagccaaatttgacagaaatgtttgacatgcatttggagaaccctagtggtataaaacagataagaatccgaaaagtgaccctaatctttgaatgcacaccccttagagaattttgcaatgtgtaatatatgtatttgcccctacaggtgaatgatccaattaggcccgaatcattaaaaaggtgaaaattttcctataaatgtcactttacccctaatttatgtaagccacaagggataatatattaaataaccccaaaaaaggtgtaaaactatttctcccgagtgtagaagtaccccacatgtgcatataaaatgctttatgggcgcacagtagaggaaaagaggggtgtttgtcttttagaggccaaatttgtaagaaatccttcacatgtgtcaggatacatttggagagatgtagtggtaccaaaacagaggaaaacccgaaaagtgaccctaattgttgaatgtacaccccttggggaatatagcaaggtgtaatatgtggtgtagtgtaatacacgtggcgaaatgagcattttgaacatataggtggtttccaaatatgatgtgcaatgaagtccgagatggaaattgcaattatttttggaaagttcagtgcccgttatgtggcgccccttatgaaataatggaggggtatagggagcaacgggacataacagttgttacaattattcattttaccgaaattaattcacaataggttgggcgtgaattgtgaatgtttagtgtataaggaggtagaatagaccaggggaccaactaaacttttgtcactctggaggtgtcgcaggtctattagtagtatgtagtgtccatccttactcctcttttggaacagactctttattgagtcctaccattagaagcagcagaattcaccgggaaatgctgtcctggcaaaacacaggaacatctaaaccagaggtactggggccccgtccttcttgtcccaatattagtttcctaatatcttcctcttgaaaacagagaaatgatacggcaggacctgcacattggaacagctcgtaagagttgtacagcgtaatctgtacaatgtgcacggccagcacttttgtaccatatcttggtttttcgtagggaaattatcgccaagtgttgctcttattcaccctagcgatgcccattgtgacgaatattgctgcttttggctggaccatatcgaccagcaaatagcgacaaacatggacagaggggggcaacaaaacccctctggaccgcaaggcaaaattggtggctgtcaggaacagccgccaccctgccccgatcaccgtgtctatagacatggtgaccggtattactgacgtcataagtaaattcactgctatcggctcgtctgaattgatgagccaatagcagcgataataaactgggggtgtgtgggggggacgtaacccttctggtccatggggcaggatgtcaggaacagccgccgtcttaccccgatcagtgaacagccgccgtcttaccctgaccggtgttggaaagtcactacccgccgcaccgttctataacaacgctcgttgggaataggctatacaatctttatttatttttttaagcaatttagacaaataagggcttattttttgcgagacgagatgcactgtaaaaaaaaccttaattttagtgggtttttagcttattgaagaaattttattaactttttacgtgtggaggaaaataaaatcatcaattcttgttttggatttttagcatttttttggggggttgttcactgtagcataacaataatatattatctttattctacggatcactacgattacggtgatacctcatttatatagttttatttatatttgtccaattttattgaaggaaaactagaatagaaaaaattgcatttgttttagtattgccatttttatagtggcataattatagtattttttggtttacggagctggttgtaagcttattttttgcgtgacaagttgctctttttatcggtatcattttggtgcttgtaactttttcggatcaatttttagaacattttttgtaaagcaatttgataaaaagttttaatttttggcaagtttttggttttttttttttaccacgttcaccgagcgggtccaattatgattagaatttattgtacagattgttacggacgcggcgataccaaataagtggggttttttcgtgatttagtgttttttatactttattacttgtgtaaagggaaatgtgatgtttggggggactttcactttcttttattatttatttttactgtaaaaaacctttatttatttatttttccttttttttacagttaatgacatctaagcttgaacaagtgatcttctgatcacttgttcaagcttttttacaggttacacagtgcaatacagatgtattgcactgtgtaatgtaagacactgagcatgctgcgcatgcccagtgtcttacagccgggtcctgccaggaggcacggacccggcaccgagaagaggatcgcgcagccccgggcaccggcagtcccggggctgcgatcggaggagcggacccccccggtaagcgccgcgggggggtccgattcggaTTTAaacaactttaaatgcctctgacacgccgcggtcagcgcgaccgcggcgtgttaggggttaacacccgcgatcggagaaatctccgatcgcgggtgttagaggcgggtgtcagctataacatatagccgacacccgcagcttctggccccggctccgttcaggagccggggccagaagcttgacgtaataatactgcattttgcgggaacgcacctcccgcgatgcagtactattacgtcaaatgtcgggaaggggttaatcatatATCCCCcgcatcccccccctccccccccagcgTGGCTAACAGACTTAAAATTCGATCTTAACAAAAACGTTATTCCCAAAGCAGAgaaaaaagaatagaaaaaattaaaaaggagtaaataaattaaataaaaataaaagaagagaagggagagaggaaaaaaaaaaaacttaagtcCAAAATAAAGGGAGAGAATTATTATATGTACATATTCCTACAGGGCCCTGGAGGAGAAcatgtccttctaccctgatctTCTATCCCCAAACCAATTCCCCGTATTCCCCCTTGCCTTTTGTTTTGTAATGGGAGATTTCATACTTCCCTACTAATTTAACCAGTTCTTCCCAATTCCTAAATATTGGGGGGTCTTTACTTCCCCACTTTCTGACCACTATCAATCTTCCAAGAAACAGCATTTTATTACATCTATCTCTGTCTACCCCTGAGAGCTTCTCCAAATCGACTACCCCAAACAGAGCGTCCCTCATCGAAACCCTCCTATTCCCGGTGCACCTTCTCTCCACTTCTTCTATTACTTTGTCCCAAAAGGGACGGATTTTTGTGCACTCCCATATTTTGTGTAAGTAGCCTGCATTTGATTTGAGACACTTTTCGCAGTCAGCATTTTCCCTCAACTTCATTCTGAGCATTTTTTCAGGTGTATAATGCAACCTGTGTATTATATTAAATTGGACTATTCTATGGTTACCGCTTAATGACACACGCTTAATATTCCTATAAATCTCTAAccattttttttcccctataCTACCTAAATCTTTTTCCCATCCTTTCCTTGCAGGGAAACATTCATAGTGACTTTTCTCTTTCATTAAACTTTTATATAATCGTGACAGGACCCCTTTATATGTGACTCCTAACCTAATAATTTCAGTGCTTTCATGCATCTCCAACCCCAATCTTACCCTTTCTATCTTGTGTGCTGCGTGATACACTTGAAAGGCCCTAAATGTCCCCACACTTCTTAATTCTGGCATTTTTGTCAAGAAATCCATAGTGATTCTACCTTCCTTATCTACAATTTGTGGGATATATTTGACCCCTTGCTTAATCCAAAAGTGAGGTTCTGGGATCGTGAAAAATTACTCAAAATTAAAATTGTGCCATATTGGACTGAATGAAAACACTCCTTTAACCTTCAACCACTCCTTTACTGTGTCCCAACATTTATTCAATAATTTACTGATATCCATTTTCCGGTATACTTCTTGCGTTAATACTCCACTTTCCAATAGTTCCAATATGTTTTCATATTTCCCCTCGCTCATTTCCGCCAGCTTTTGAAATGCTGAACAGTCCTTCCTTGAGACCAAAAAGCTCAGCTGGGATGCTAGGAAGTACCCCCTAAAGTCCGGAATGGCCAAACCTCCTTGATTGACTGGCTTGTATAAATGGGTGATTTTTATTCTGGCTTTCTTCCCTCCCCATATCAAGTCCCTCAGAACCCCCTCTATTTTTTTGAAGGTCCTCTGTTGGATCCAGACCGGGGAACAACTCAGGGGGTATAATAATTGGGGCAGGACCACCATTTTAACCAAGCTCACTCTGTCTGCTTTTGAGAATGGCATTTTTTTCCCATCCGTTAACCCTTT harbors:
- the LOC140070177 gene encoding general transcription factor II-I repeat domain-containing protein 2-like produces the protein MDSGRSFQEAWTESYGMIERNGKALCVLCNESVVCRTSSVRRHFDTNHKTVAELEETERKKFLEGQLRKHHSQHRSFTNYLSKTNYLTAASFKMSLCIAKHGKPLSDGEIVKEALLSGSNSLFHDFQNKDKISQRISEMPLSRNTVKDRVQRMASDVSQQLTTDLQKAACYSMCLDESTDINNHARLAIILRYAVGDNMREELVKLASLPKRTQGVDIYNAVMEVFTSQGITPGKVVSITSDGAPSMVGTTSGFIQLFIKETKHEVIQFHCIIHQEALCASESSEKFADILKDVTKMVNFIMARALNFRQFQALLDEVQAQYNCLLMYNNVRWLSRGRVLERFVACLEEIRLFMHEKGQDYPQLTDVAWLTNLMFFTDFTQHFNELNKQLQGTAGKTAERMFCDIKTFERKLQVFEKDLETGQLKYFPNLKDHLENCTTFADNPTSHQDVYNEFSNVVAVAKVNFSKRFVQFRKMEATLRFLTSPDKAQFEELSLSCLHWLDLGNLEMELLEFQENSMWKNKFSDLSETLEKMERMTNDSADGNGDNTSENEILKVWNSLPDNFKSMKALAIALLTLFGSSYACEQLFSALNYIKSDNRNRLTDDLSAACVALKLTKYEPRIDKLSACMQQQKSH